A DNA window from Actinokineospora baliensis contains the following coding sequences:
- a CDS encoding deoxyguanosinetriphosphate triphosphohydrolase, which produces MGYTEQDSERLFPEPPKGAVWGGSLPASRSPFSRDRARVLHSAALRRLAGKTQVVGPHEGSEVHGIPRTRLTHSLEVAQIGRGIADELGCDPDIVDTAGLAHDIGHPPFGHNGEQALDAVAQPCGGFEGNAQTLRILTRLEPKVLGDDGAPHGLNLARASLDAATKYPWPRRPGQVKFGSYDDDLPVFLWARVGAPGDRQCLEAQVMDWADDVAYSVHDVEDGVRSGRISLAALADPTDRAVVAELAAKHFSSEPLSLLEEAASGLLALPVVADLVGHEYDGSLGAQVALKRLTSELVGRFAAAAVTGTRTTYGPGRLTRYAADLVVPPLVAAEVALLKAMAVIYVMRDPNRLALQARQREVVTELVAVLTDRAPAALEPAFQPAWHAASDDSRRLRVVVDQVASLTDAQAGSWHAELVGAGPVDNFRADSR; this is translated from the coding sequence GTGGGGTACACCGAACAGGACAGTGAACGCCTCTTCCCCGAGCCGCCCAAGGGCGCGGTGTGGGGTGGTTCGCTGCCTGCCAGTCGGAGTCCGTTCAGCCGGGACCGCGCGCGCGTGCTGCACTCGGCGGCTCTGCGCAGGCTCGCGGGCAAAACCCAGGTGGTCGGCCCGCACGAGGGGTCCGAGGTGCACGGGATCCCGCGGACCAGGCTGACTCACTCGTTGGAGGTCGCCCAGATCGGGCGGGGGATCGCCGACGAACTCGGGTGCGATCCGGACATCGTCGACACCGCCGGGTTGGCTCACGACATCGGGCATCCCCCGTTCGGGCACAACGGGGAACAAGCCCTGGACGCGGTCGCCCAGCCGTGCGGCGGGTTCGAGGGCAATGCCCAGACCCTGCGCATCCTCACCCGGCTCGAACCCAAGGTCCTAGGTGACGACGGCGCCCCACACGGGTTGAACCTCGCCCGCGCTTCTCTTGACGCCGCGACGAAGTACCCCTGGCCGCGACGCCCTGGGCAGGTGAAGTTCGGCTCTTATGACGACGACTTGCCTGTCTTCCTATGGGCGCGCGTAGGTGCACCCGGCGATCGACAGTGCCTAGAGGCCCAGGTGATGGACTGGGCTGACGACGTCGCGTACTCGGTGCACGACGTCGAGGATGGCGTTCGGTCAGGCCGGATCTCCTTGGCGGCTCTTGCAGATCCGACTGATCGCGCCGTAGTGGCCGAACTTGCTGCTAAGCACTTCTCGTCGGAACCTTTGTCCTTACTGGAAGAGGCTGCGTCCGGACTGCTGGCACTACCGGTCGTCGCGGACCTGGTCGGCCACGAGTACGACGGTTCTCTTGGCGCGCAAGTGGCGTTGAAGCGGCTGACCAGCGAGCTGGTCGGCAGGTTCGCCGCCGCGGCGGTCACGGGCACCCGAACCACCTACGGGCCAGGCCGGTTGACCAGGTACGCGGCGGACCTCGTCGTGCCGCCGCTGGTCGCCGCCGAGGTCGCACTGCTCAAGGCCATGGCGGTGATCTACGTGATGCGCGATCCGAACAGGCTGGCGCTGCAGGCCCGCCAGCGCGAAGTGGTCACCGAGCTGGTCGCGGTGCTCACCGACCGCGCCCCGGCCGCTCTGGAACCCGCCTTCCAGCCCGCCTGGCACGCCGCGAGCGATGACTCCCGGCGACTGCGCGTGGTCGTCGACCAAGTCGCGTCGCTGACCGACGCGCAGGCGGGCAGTTGGCACGCTGAACTGGTCGGGGCCGGGCCTGTGGACAACTTCCGAGCCGACTCCCGCTGA
- a CDS encoding YdcF family protein gives MPHVPPHPHPVRRFLRRLLVGFVLMGFLVVGGTAFRVWQVARVDDRDRADVVVVLGAAQYAGKPSKVLEARLRQAKSLYEQGVAEYIVTGGGRRAGDRFTEAEAGRRWLVDRGVPEDRVITVGEGNDTLGTLKAVAVEVKDRGWETAVIVSDPWHSLRARTMAEDAGLDAWTSPTHSGPIVQTRETQARYILRETAALLYYRATNASADGIAIDQEVG, from the coding sequence ATGCCGCACGTGCCTCCCCACCCCCACCCGGTCCGCAGGTTCTTGCGCAGGCTGCTGGTCGGCTTCGTGCTCATGGGGTTCCTCGTCGTGGGCGGGACGGCGTTTCGCGTGTGGCAGGTCGCCCGCGTCGACGACCGCGACCGCGCCGACGTGGTCGTCGTCCTCGGTGCCGCCCAGTACGCGGGCAAGCCGTCGAAGGTCCTCGAGGCCCGCCTGCGCCAGGCCAAGTCGCTGTATGAGCAGGGCGTGGCCGAGTACATCGTCACCGGCGGCGGCCGCCGCGCGGGCGACCGGTTCACCGAGGCCGAAGCGGGTCGCCGCTGGCTGGTCGACCGGGGTGTGCCCGAGGACCGGGTGATCACCGTCGGCGAGGGCAACGACACCCTCGGCACGCTCAAGGCCGTCGCCGTCGAGGTGAAGGACCGCGGCTGGGAGACGGCCGTGATCGTCAGCGACCCGTGGCACTCCCTGCGCGCCCGCACCATGGCCGAGGACGCCGGGTTGGACGCCTGGACCTCGCCGACGCACTCCGGTCCGATCGTGCAGACCCGCGAGACCCAGGCCCGCTACATCCTGCGTGAGACGGCCGCGCTGCTCTACTACCGCGCGACCAACGCCTCCGCCGACGGCATCGCCATCGACCAGGAAGTGGGCTGA
- a CDS encoding carboxymuconolactone decarboxylase family protein translates to MPRIPGVSTREAGPVLRVLYWFAKRRFGAVPEPFTVLAHHRKVMMASARHEMAVERACKDLPANVREVAVYRVAQQVGCSWCVDFGTMLQRLGGLDIERLKHIDEYATAAAFSVQERLAIAYADAMTSMPMTVTDEQVERLRETFGEKGVVELTYQIALENQRARANHALGITDQGFTSGEACRVPQP, encoded by the coding sequence ATGCCCCGGATCCCCGGAGTCAGCACCCGCGAGGCGGGCCCGGTGCTGCGTGTCCTGTACTGGTTCGCCAAGCGGCGCTTCGGTGCGGTGCCTGAGCCGTTCACCGTGTTGGCGCACCACCGCAAGGTCATGATGGCGTCGGCCAGGCACGAGATGGCGGTCGAGCGGGCGTGCAAGGACCTGCCCGCCAACGTCCGGGAGGTGGCGGTGTACCGGGTCGCCCAGCAGGTGGGCTGCTCGTGGTGCGTGGACTTCGGCACCATGTTGCAGCGCTTGGGCGGGTTGGACATCGAGCGGCTCAAGCACATCGACGAGTACGCGACGGCTGCGGCGTTCTCGGTGCAGGAGCGGCTCGCGATCGCCTACGCGGACGCGATGACGAGCATGCCGATGACGGTGACCGATGAACAGGTCGAGCGGTTGCGCGAGACCTTCGGCGAGAAAGGGGTTGTCGAACTGACCTACCAGATCGCGTTGGAGAACCAGCGCGCCAGGGCCAACCACGCCCTCGGCATCACCGACCAGGGCTTCACCTCGGGCGAGGCGTGCCGGGTGCCCCAGCCCTGA
- a CDS encoding trans-aconitate 2-methyltransferase — protein sequence MWDPAKYLSFSDHRARPFFDLLARVRAEGPRSVVDLGCGPGNLTVTMAQRWPNARLTAIDTSAEMVAVARSRGVEASQSDLRDWSPDEQTDVVISNAALQWVPEHPALLSKWAGALPAGAWLGVQVPGNFAAPSHELIRDLVAEPAWRDRLEPVRLREEDATLNPDGYAELLCAAGCDVDAWETTYLQRLDGQDAVLEWISGTALRPIRAALDDDQWQAFRAELAPRLAEAYPRRADGTTWFPFRRVFFVARVR from the coding sequence ATGTGGGACCCCGCGAAGTACCTGAGTTTCAGCGACCACCGGGCCCGCCCCTTCTTCGACCTGCTGGCCAGGGTGCGCGCGGAGGGGCCGCGGTCGGTGGTCGACCTGGGCTGCGGACCGGGCAACCTGACCGTCACCATGGCGCAGCGCTGGCCGAACGCGCGGCTGACCGCCATCGACACCTCCGCCGAGATGGTCGCGGTCGCCCGCTCGCGCGGGGTCGAGGCGAGCCAGTCGGACCTGCGGGACTGGTCGCCGGACGAGCAGACCGACGTGGTGATCAGCAACGCCGCGCTGCAGTGGGTCCCGGAGCACCCGGCCCTGCTGTCGAAGTGGGCCGGTGCGCTGCCCGCTGGCGCGTGGCTCGGCGTCCAGGTCCCCGGCAACTTCGCCGCCCCGTCGCACGAGTTGATCCGCGACCTGGTCGCCGAACCCGCCTGGCGCGACCGGTTGGAGCCGGTGCGGCTGCGGGAGGAGGACGCCACGCTCAACCCGGACGGCTACGCCGAACTGCTGTGCGCGGCGGGCTGCGATGTCGACGCCTGGGAGACCACCTACCTGCAGCGCCTCGACGGCCAGGACGCCGTGCTGGAGTGGATCAGCGGCACCGCGCTGCGGCCCATCCGCGCGGCGCTCGACGACGACCAGTGGCAGGCCTTCCGCGCCGAACTCGCGCCGCGCCTGGCCGAGGCGTACCCGCGCCGCGCCGACGGCACCACGTGGTTCCCGTTCCGCCGGGTCTTCTTCGTCGCCCGCGTTCGGTGA
- the dnaG gene encoding DNA primase — MAGRIRESDIAQVRERSRIDDVVGEYVQLRRAGAGALKGLCPFHDEKSPSFNVRSTHGTFHCFGCGEGGDVIAFVMKIDHLTFVEAVERLAERVGLQLTYEGGGTSVQRDRGTRSRLVDAHKAAQEFYAEQLRTPEALKAREFLAERGFDETAATTFGCGFAPAGWDKLTKYLLGRGFEVAELIKGGLVKEGRQGPIDQFHRRLLWPIKDIGGDVVGFGARRIFDDDQIAAKYLNTRETPIYKKTHVLFGLDMAKREIAKRHQVVVVEGYTDVMAMHAAGVPTAVASCGTAFGVDHIKVLRRLLMDDASFRGEVIFTFDGDEAGQKAARKAFDDGDQEFTAQTFIAVAPDGMDPCDLRQAKGDVAVKDLVARRRPLFTFAIQAELAEFDLDTAEGRVEALRRTVPLVARIKDHSLRDEYARQLTGWVGWDDAQTVVRRVRETAGVAPARRSRAVNPNQGALAVEVDGPPRPNPTDPELEAQREVLKLALQEPALAGPVYDSMPLSAFTHPAYVAVHTAVLDAGGTASGLTGAELLEVVSKNLAPTVRRLVSELAVEPMPLPRKNAAAERYALAILAALQKEQVGRQVADIKSRLQRLSPLEHAEEVRELWGDLVAMEEWHKALGKQAQGSME, encoded by the coding sequence GTGGCGGGACGCATCCGGGAGAGCGACATAGCGCAGGTTCGCGAGCGCAGCCGGATCGATGACGTGGTCGGTGAGTACGTCCAGCTCCGGCGGGCGGGCGCGGGCGCGCTCAAGGGGTTGTGCCCGTTCCACGACGAGAAGTCGCCCTCGTTCAACGTGCGCTCCACGCACGGCACCTTTCACTGCTTCGGCTGCGGCGAGGGCGGCGACGTCATCGCCTTCGTGATGAAGATCGACCACCTGACCTTCGTCGAGGCCGTCGAGCGCCTCGCCGAGCGGGTCGGCCTGCAGTTGACCTACGAGGGCGGCGGCACCAGCGTCCAGCGCGACCGGGGCACCCGCTCGCGGCTGGTCGACGCGCACAAGGCGGCGCAGGAGTTCTACGCGGAGCAACTGCGCACCCCCGAGGCGCTCAAGGCCCGTGAGTTCCTCGCCGAGCGCGGGTTCGACGAGACCGCCGCGACCACGTTCGGCTGCGGGTTCGCGCCCGCGGGCTGGGACAAGCTGACCAAGTACCTGCTCGGCCGGGGCTTCGAGGTGGCCGAGCTGATCAAGGGTGGGTTGGTCAAGGAGGGCAGGCAGGGCCCGATCGACCAGTTCCACCGCAGGCTGCTGTGGCCGATCAAGGACATCGGCGGGGATGTGGTCGGCTTCGGCGCCAGGCGGATCTTCGACGACGACCAGATCGCGGCGAAGTACCTCAACACCCGGGAAACCCCGATCTACAAGAAGACCCACGTCCTGTTCGGCCTCGACATGGCCAAGCGCGAGATCGCCAAGCGCCACCAGGTGGTCGTCGTCGAGGGCTACACCGACGTCATGGCCATGCACGCGGCCGGGGTGCCCACCGCGGTCGCCTCCTGCGGCACCGCGTTCGGCGTCGACCACATCAAGGTGCTGCGCAGGCTGCTGATGGACGACGCCTCCTTCCGCGGTGAGGTGATCTTCACCTTCGACGGCGACGAGGCCGGGCAGAAGGCCGCCCGCAAGGCCTTCGACGACGGCGACCAGGAGTTCACCGCGCAGACCTTCATCGCCGTGGCCCCCGACGGCATGGACCCGTGCGACCTGCGCCAGGCCAAGGGCGACGTCGCGGTCAAGGACCTGGTCGCCAGGCGCAGGCCGCTGTTCACCTTCGCCATCCAGGCGGAGTTGGCCGAGTTCGACCTCGACACCGCCGAGGGGCGGGTGGAGGCGCTGCGCCGCACGGTCCCGCTGGTCGCCAGGATCAAGGACCACTCGCTGCGCGACGAGTACGCCCGCCAGCTCACCGGGTGGGTCGGCTGGGACGACGCGCAGACCGTGGTCCGCCGGGTCCGCGAGACCGCCGGGGTCGCCCCGGCGCGTCGCTCCCGCGCGGTCAACCCGAACCAGGGCGCCCTCGCCGTCGAGGTCGACGGCCCGCCGCGGCCCAACCCGACCGACCCCGAGCTCGAAGCCCAGCGCGAGGTGCTCAAGCTGGCCCTGCAGGAGCCCGCGCTGGCCGGGCCGGTGTACGACTCGATGCCGTTGTCGGCGTTCACCCACCCCGCCTACGTCGCCGTGCACACCGCCGTCCTCGACGCTGGGGGCACCGCCAGCGGCCTCACCGGCGCCGAGCTGCTCGAAGTGGTCAGCAAGAACCTCGCCCCCACGGTGCGCAGGCTGGTCAGCGAGCTCGCGGTCGAGCCGATGCCGCTGCCGAGGAAGAACGCCGCCGCCGAGCGCTACGCCTTGGCCATCCTCGCCGCGCTGCAGAAGGAGCAGGTCGGCCGCCAGGTCGCCGACATCAAGTCCCGGTTGCAGCGGCTCTCGCCGCTGGAGCACGCCGAAGAGGTCCGGGAGTTGTGGGGGGATCTGGTAGCAATGGAGGAGTGGCACAAGGCGCTGGGCAAGCAGGCGCAGGGCAGCATGGAGTGA
- a CDS encoding sigma-70 family RNA polymerase sigma factor, with protein MTVSDDALAQRFSAHRDHLMGVAYRLTGTRADAEDAIQDAWLRLSTVEESEIRDLRAWLTTVVGRLCLDRLRSATARRERYVGPWLPEPVVTPLGAPTSEDPLEVAVRDDGVRLAALLVLDKLSPEQRVALVLHDAFDLPFADIAATLGCTEATARQHATRARKAVAKADPPQRATLDEQRSLIERFITALSAGDLSQVVALLHPTAVLVGDGGGKARTARQLILGPDKIGRFFLGLLRQYGSAALSGTTVLVNGDLGVLLPPIPAGTATRGRDRRVTTFAVRDGRIAAVYDIVNPEKLTAVRDLP; from the coding sequence GTGACCGTCAGCGACGACGCCTTGGCCCAGCGGTTCTCCGCGCACCGCGACCACCTCATGGGCGTGGCCTACCGCCTGACGGGCACCAGAGCCGACGCCGAGGACGCGATCCAGGACGCCTGGCTTCGACTGTCCACTGTGGAGGAATCGGAGATCCGCGACCTGCGGGCCTGGCTGACCACAGTGGTCGGCAGGCTCTGCCTGGACCGGCTGCGCTCGGCCACCGCCCGCCGCGAGCGCTACGTCGGCCCGTGGCTGCCGGAGCCCGTCGTGACCCCGCTCGGCGCACCGACCAGCGAGGACCCGCTGGAGGTCGCGGTGCGCGACGACGGCGTGCGGTTGGCGGCGTTGCTGGTGCTCGACAAGCTCAGCCCGGAGCAGCGCGTTGCCCTGGTGCTGCACGACGCGTTCGACCTGCCGTTCGCCGACATCGCGGCCACCCTCGGCTGCACCGAGGCCACCGCCCGCCAGCACGCCACCCGCGCCCGCAAGGCCGTCGCCAAGGCGGACCCGCCGCAGCGGGCGACCCTCGACGAGCAGCGCTCGCTCATCGAGCGCTTCATCACCGCGCTCTCGGCGGGCGACCTGTCGCAGGTCGTCGCCCTCCTGCACCCCACGGCCGTCCTGGTCGGCGACGGCGGCGGCAAGGCGCGCACCGCCCGCCAGCTCATCCTGGGACCCGACAAGATCGGCCGCTTCTTCCTCGGCCTGCTCCGCCAGTACGGCTCGGCGGCCCTGTCGGGCACCACCGTCCTGGTCAACGGCGACCTTGGCGTGCTCCTCCCACCGATCCCGGCGGGCACCGCGACCCGCGGCCGCGACCGCAGGGTCACCACCTTCGCCGTCCGCGACGGCCGCATCGCCGCCGTCTACGACATCGTCAACCCGGAGAAGCTGACCGCAGTCCGCGACCTCCCCTGA
- a CDS encoding serpin family protein: MSHLDFTLALHRALAPDPTKQVCWSPYSAASALVLLAEGARGKTREELTALLGDLPELGAALGSAATLDQVWAEQPEPVLASVDTLWADAVIGVEPEFADRLASTGGSVRNAPFQAEPAKARDQINTDVAETTRGLIPELLPPDAIRSDTVSILVNALYLKTSWEGEFVADEAPGRFSGVQGPVDVPTMFVDKRVLYTARDGWQAVGLPALGGVQAVVLLPDGDLAAAESALTAASLEAVLEAMDWTQVGLRMPKLDVSTQVELTQALINLDVTTVFTDQADLSGISQDPLYAQSVLHESVLRVDEKGLEGAAATAIALALAALPTDRVDITVDRPFLLLVRHRETGVVYFLARVTDPS; encoded by the coding sequence GTGTCGCACCTGGATTTCACCCTCGCCCTGCACCGGGCCCTCGCCCCGGACCCCACCAAGCAGGTGTGCTGGTCGCCGTACTCGGCGGCGAGCGCGCTGGTCCTGCTCGCCGAAGGCGCCAGGGGCAAGACCCGCGAAGAGTTGACGGCGTTGCTCGGCGACCTGCCCGAGTTGGGCGCCGCGCTGGGCTCGGCCGCGACCCTGGACCAGGTGTGGGCGGAGCAGCCGGAGCCGGTCCTCGCCTCGGTCGACACGCTGTGGGCCGACGCGGTGATCGGCGTCGAACCCGAGTTCGCCGATCGGTTGGCCAGCACCGGCGGCTCGGTGCGCAACGCCCCGTTCCAGGCCGAGCCCGCCAAAGCGCGCGACCAGATCAACACCGACGTCGCCGAGACCACCAGGGGCCTCATCCCGGAACTGCTGCCCCCGGACGCGATCCGCAGCGACACAGTGTCCATTTTGGTCAATGCCCTGTACCTCAAAACGTCCTGGGAAGGCGAGTTCGTCGCCGACGAGGCCCCCGGGCGGTTCAGCGGGGTGCAGGGGCCCGTGGACGTGCCGACGATGTTCGTGGACAAGCGCGTCCTCTACACCGCGCGTGACGGCTGGCAGGCGGTCGGTCTGCCTGCTCTCGGTGGCGTGCAAGCGGTCGTCCTCCTGCCGGACGGCGACCTCGCCGCCGCCGAATCCGCGCTCACCGCGGCCTCGCTTGAGGCCGTGCTCGAGGCCATGGACTGGACCCAGGTCGGCCTCCGGATGCCGAAACTGGACGTCTCCACCCAGGTCGAACTCACCCAGGCGCTGATCAACCTCGACGTGACCACGGTGTTCACCGACCAGGCAGACCTGTCCGGGATCAGCCAAGACCCCCTCTACGCCCAGTCGGTCTTACACGAGTCGGTCCTGCGGGTGGACGAGAAGGGCCTGGAGGGAGCCGCGGCCACCGCGATCGCCCTGGCTCTCGCAGCGTTGCCCACGGACCGGGTGGACATCACGGTCGACCGACCGTTCCTGCTGCTGGTGCGACACCGGGAAACGGGGGTGGTGTACTTCCTGGCCCGCGTCACAGACCCCTCCTGA